The Achromobacter deleyi region CCCCCACCAGAGCGCCGCCTTCTATGTGGACGCTCAGCGTCCGGCCGGCCTGCTGGGCAACTACCGCCAGCTGCAGGGCAAGGAACTGTCCTACAACAACATCGCCGACGCGGATGCCGCCTGGGAATGCGCGCGCAGCTTCGAGGCGCCCGCCTGCGTCATCGTCAAGCACGCCAACCCCTGCGGCGTGGCCGTGGCGGCCGACACGCTGGGCGCATATCAGCAAGCCTTCAAGACCGACCCCACGTCGGCCTTTGGCGGCATCATCGCCTTCAACCGTCCGGTGGACGCCGCCACGGCCGAAGCCGTCAGCGCGCAGTTCCTGGAAGTGCTGCTGGCGCCTGCCTACGACGGCGCCGCGCTGGCCATCCTGGCCGCCAAGAAGAACGTGCGGGTGCTGGAAGTGCCGATGGGCACGGGCCAGAACGCCTTCGACATCAAGCGCGTGGGCGGCGGCTGGCTGGTGCAGACCCCGGACGCCTACAACGTGCCGCGCGATGCGCTGAAGGTGGTCAGCAAGCGCCAGCCCACCGAACAGGAAATGAACGACCTGTCGTTCGCCTGGAAGGTCGCCAAGTACGTCAAGTCCAACGCCATCGTGTTCGTGGGCGGCGGCATGACCCTGGGCGTGGGCGCCGGCCAGATGAGCCGCATCGACTCGGCCCGCATCGCCTCCATCAAGGCGGAAAACGCAGGCCTGACCCTCAAGGGTTCGGCCGTGGCGTCGGACGCGTTCTTCCCGTTCCGCGACGGCCTGGACGTGGTGGTGGCGGCTGGCGCGACCTGCGTGATCCAGCCCGGCGGCAGCATGCGCGACGATGAGGTGATCGCCGCGGCCGACGAGCACGGCATCGCCATGGTGCTGACCGGCACCCGCCACTTCCGTCACTGATGCGCGTCCTCGGCATCGATCCCGGCCTGCGCCGCACCGGCTTCGGTGTGATCGATGCCGACGGCCCGCGGCTGCGCTACGTGGCCAGCGGGACCATCGTGGTCCCGCCGGCGCTGACGCTGTCCGAACGCCTCAAAGTCATCCTGGACAATCTGCGCCAGGTGGCGCGCGACACGCAACCCGACGTGGCCGCGCTGGAAATCGTCTTCCTGAACACCAATCCCGCATCCACCCTGCTCCTGGGCCAGGCCCGGGGCGCGGCGCTGTGCGCGCTGGCCGACAGCTCGCTGGCGGTGCACGAGTACACCGCGCTGCAGATCAAGAAAGCCGTGGTGGGCACCGGACGCGCCGCCAAGGAACAGGTGCAAATGATGGTGCAGCATCTGCTGGCGCTGGACGGCACGCCCGCGCCCGACTCGGCCGACGCGCTGGCCTGCGCGATCTGCCACGCCCATGTCGGCCCCTTGCAGGACAGGCTGGAACGCCTGGGCACGGCCTTGAACATGAGCGGCAAGACGCGCATCCGCAACGGCCGGCTGATAGGCTGACTTCCCCCTCCCGGTTTTTCCCCGTCTTTTGCGCGCCGCGCCCGCGGTTCGGCCCGCGCGCACGCTAGCGCGTATAGAATCCCCGCATTCGCCGCGCGTTAGCGGCCCCACCATTGCCAGGCCTTCATCACCATGATCGGACGCATCACCGGAACCCTGATCGAAAAACTGCCGCCCACGATCTGCGTGGACGTCGGCGGGCTGGGTTATGACATCGACGTGCCCATGAGCACGCTCTACTCGCTGCCGGAAACCGGCGCCCGCGTCACGCTCTACACGCACCTGACCGTGCGCGAAGACGCCCACATCCTGTATGGCTTCGCCTCGGCCAGCGAACGCAGCGCATTCCGCGAGCTGATCAAGGTCAGCGGCATCGGCGCGCGCACCGCGCTGTCGGTGCTGTCCGGACTGTCGGTGGCGGACCTGGCCCAGGCCATCACCTTGCAGGAATCGGGCCGCCTGACCCGCGTGCCCGGCATCGGCAAGAAGACCGCCGAGCGGCTGCTGCTGGAAATGCGCGGCAAGCTGGGCGCGGACATCGGCGCGTCGTCGCACATCACGCACGACAACCAGTCCGACATCCTGAACGCGCTGCTGGCGCTGGGTTATTCCGAGAAGGAATCGCTGTCCGCGCTGAAGACGCTGCCCGAGGGCGTGGGCGTGTCCGACGGCATCAAACAGGCGCTCAAGGCGCTGGTGCGCTAGAGTCCCCGGCCTCTATTTAGGCTCGGCCTGAAGATAGCGGGGCGCAACGGCCTCCAGGCCCGTCGGGACCACATGCAGTTCCGGCGCCATCGGGCCGCTGCAGATATTGTCGCGGCGCAGGGAATCCAGGTTGTCCCGCGACATCAGGGGTGTGCCGGGCATGCATTCGAACAGCCTGGCCTGCATGCGGCCCACGCCCATGGGCACGGTGATCACGGGCCGGGGATGGCCGCTCCAGGCGGCGCAGAGCCGCGCGATCTCGCCCAGGGTGTAGACCTGCGGTCCGCCCAGTTCGTAGGTCTTGCCGCAGGTATGGGTATCGGCCAGCGCGGACACCATGGCGGTCACCACGTCGCCCACGTAGACCGGCTGCATGCGCACATGCGCGCCGGCCAGCGGCAGCACGGGCAGCCAGCGCGCCAGCGTCGCGAACATATTGGTGAAGTGGTCGTCCGGCCCGAACAGGACGGAGGGACGGAAGATCGTCCAGCCGCCCTCCTGCCGCTCCAGGAACGCCTGCTTGATGGCGGCCTCGCCATCCCCCTTGGAACGCTGGTACATGCTTTCGCCGCTGGAATCGGCGCCCAGCGCGCTGACGTGCAGCAGACGGTGCACGCCGTGGCGCAAACAGGCCTGGGCGATGCGCTGCGGCAGATGCACATGGGCCCGCGCAAAATCCGAGCCATAGGGCCGGCCCATGTTGCCGTGCAGGATGCCCACGAGATTGACGACCGCGTCGCACCCCTGCACCAGGCTGTCCAGCGCGGCATCGTCATGGATGTCGCTTTGGAGCAGGGTGACGGTGGGCAGGATTTGCAGGTCGCGTCCGCGCGCAAAGAGGCGCGTAGGCACGATGAGCTGGTGCTGGTCCGTGCAAAGCCGTGCTACCAGATGACGGCCGATGAAACCCGTGCCGCCAATGACAAGGATACGCATGGCGCAGCCTCCTGTTCGTCGGGATCGAATTCCGATTCTGCCCTGCAAGGTCGACAACCGCAAGCACGGGCGGGCCCGGCGGCTGGCGAACCGCCGCTGGCGCCTCAGGCCGCCAGCAGCTTTGCGTAGGCCGGAAGGTCGACGTTGCCGCCGCTGATGATGACGCCCACCCGGGCCCCGCGCACCGGCACCACGTTCTGCATGACGGCGGCCGCGCCCAGGCAGCCCGTGGGTTCCACGACCATCTTCATGCGCTCGGCGAAGAACTTCATGGTGGTGACGAGCTGATCATCCGTCACCGTGACGATGTCGCGGACATACTTCTGGATAAGGGGGAAGGTCAGGTTGCCCAGGTGGGTCGTGGCGGCGCCGTCCGCCAGGGTCTTGGGGGCCGGGATTCGGACGATTTCACCCTTGCGCAAGGACTGCTGGCCGTCATTGCCGGCTTCGGGCTCCACGCCATACACCAGGCAGCGCGGGCTCAGCGCGAACGCCGACAGGGCCGAGCCGGACAGCAGGCCGCCGCCGCCCAGGCACACGAACAGGTAATCCAGTTCGCCCACTTCCTCGAACAGTTCCTTGGCCGCGGTGCCCTGCCCGGTGATCACGTCTTCGTGGTCATAGGGCGGAATAAGCGTGGCGCCGGTCTCCGCATGGATGCGCCGGGCGATCGCCTCGCGGTCTTCGGTGTAGCGGTCATAGGTGACGATCTTGCCGCCGTAGCCTTCGGTGGCCGCGCGCTTGGCCGCGGGCGCGTCCAGCGGCATGATGATGGTGGCCTGCACCCCTTGCAGCCTGGAGGCCAGCGCGATGGCCTGCGCATGATTGCCCGACGAGAACGTCACCACGCCGGCCGCGCGCTGTTCGGGCGTGAGGCGCGCGATGGCGTTGTACCCGCCCCGGAACTTGAAGGCGCCCATGCGCTGGAAGTTCTCGCACTTGAAGAAGAGCGACGCGCCGGTGATGGCGTCGGCCGTGGCCGAGGTCAGGACGGGCGTGCGGTGTGCGTTGCCGGCCAGGCGCTCGCTGGCGCGCACGACATCATCATAGGTGGGCAATTCGGGCAGCATGGAATTCGGTCCTTTGATCGCGAGGGGGAATCGAAACCCCCGGATCATAAACCCGTCCGCGCCGTTTGCGCGCCGTCCGGATGCACGACAGGCGCGGGGCGCGGTCCTATTTGCCGAAGAGCTCACCGCTGCCGCCGGTCGTGCCGGCGGGCGGGGTCAGGCCCAGGTGGCGCCAGGTGGTCAGCGTGGCGGTGCGGCCGCGCGGGGTGCGCTGCAGATAGCCGTGCTGGATCAGGTAGGGCTCGATGACGTCTTCGATCGTGTCGCGCTCTTCGCCGATGGCCGCGGCCAGGCTGTCCACGCCCACCGGCCCGCCGTCGAATTTATGGATGATGGCTTCGAGCAGCTTGCGGTCCATCAGGTCCAGCCCCTGCGGGTCGACCTCCAGCATGGCCAGCGCGCGGCCTGCCACGTCGGCGTCGATGGTGCCACTGGCCTTGACCTCGGCATAGTCGCGCACGCGGCGCAGCAGCCGGTTGGCGATACGCGGGGTGCCCCGGGCACGGCGCGCCACTTCGGCCGCGCCGTCCGGCGTGATGCCGGCGTGCAGCAGGCCGGCGCTGCGCGTCACGATGTGCCCCAGGTCGGTGGCGTTGTAGAACTCCAGCCGCGAGACGATGCCGAAGCGGTCGCGCAGCGGATTGGTCAGCATGCCGGCGCGCGTGGTGGCGCCCACCAGGGTGAACGGCTGCAGGTCCAGCTTCACGCTGCGCGCGGCCGGGCCTTCGCCGATCAGGATGTCGATCTGGAAGTCCTCCAGCGCCGGGTAGAGGATTTCCTCGACCACGGGCGACAGGCGGTGGATCTCGTCGATGAACAGGACGTCGTTCTTTTCCAGGTTGGTCAGGAGCGCGGCCAGGTCGCCCGGGCGCTCCAGCACGGGCCCCGAGGTCTGGCGCAGCTGCACGCCCATTTCATGCGCAATGATGTGGGCCAGCGTGGTCTTGCCCAGGCCCGGCGGGCCGAACAGCAGGACGTGGTCCAGGGCCTCGCCGCGCTTTCTGGCCGCGGCGATGAAGATCTCGAGCTGTTCGCGGGCGCGCTGCTGCCCGACGTATTCGCCCAGCGCCTTGGGCCGCAGCGCGCGTTCGATCGACTCCTCGTTGGGCGACACCGGCTGCGGCGCCACGATACGGGGCGCGTCGGGACGGGAGGAAAGCGAATCGGACTGGATGGCCATGGTGCGGAAACGACAAAGGACGAAGCAGGATGCATCGTACCGTAGGGCGGGCCGCCCCGGGGACGGCCCCGCCTCAGGCTGTCTCCGACAGGGGCAGCCTGACCCGCACGCACAGCCCGCCGGATTCGGCCTGGCGCAGCTCCAGCGAACCGCCATGCGCGCGCGCAATGGCCTCCGCCAGCGCCAGGCCCAGCCCCACGCTGCCGGTGCGCGTACGCGCGTCATCCAGCCGGCTGAACGGGCGCAGGGCCTCCTGGCGGCGTTCCGGCACGATACCGGGGCCATGGTCGGCCACGTCCAGCACCGCGTGGCCATCTTCCTGGCGCAGCGCCACATCCACCGGCGGCGCGCCGTGGTTCAGCGCATTGCCGATCAGGTTGTCCAGCAGGCGGCCCAGCGCCACGGCGTCCGCCTGCACCACCAGCGCCGAAACATCGGCGTCGGCGTTCAGGCCGATTTCGGTGCCCGCGCCCTGCCAGGCGCCGACGCGTTCGGTCAACCAGTCGGACAGGACGATGGGGGCATAGCGGTACGCGGCGGGGTCCGTGCCGCGCACAAAGCCGATGAACTGGTCGACCATGTGCTGCATGTCCTGCAAGTCCGCGCGCAATCCTTCCTTCAGTTTGGAGTCGTCCGCCATCTCGATGCGCAGCCACATGCGCGACAAGGGCCCCTTCAGATCATGGGGCAGGCCGGACAACAGGGTGCGGCGCACCGAATCGGATTCGGCCAGCGCGTCCAGCATGGCGTTGAAGCGTTCGCCCAGCACCCGGGTCTCATGCGGGCCCGAGGGCTCGACGCGTTGCGGCTGTCCGGCTGCGAGCTGGTCCGCGGCATCGGCCAGCCGGGTGATCGGGCGCGTGATGTGCCAGGAAAAGCCCACCGCCAGCAACAGCAGCAGGCCCAGGCCTCCGAGCCAGGCGGCGATGAACGGCGTGGCCACGGGCGGATCCAGGCGGTCCAGCGGAATGACCAGCCATTCGCGCAGGCGCGGCGCATCCTCGCTGGCGGAATTGGGCGCCAGCGAAATGAAGATCTCCGGAGTGGGGCCGCGCGACAGCGCCACCCGCGTGCCGTCGTTCAGGCGTTCGTTGAGCTGCTGCACCAGCACGCGCAGATCGCGGCGGATGTCGTCCGGCTCGGGCTTGTAGCGGCGCTCGTGCTCCGCGCGCTCGCGGTCGCCATCGCGTTGTTCTTCCGAGCGGTCTCCGTGCGCGCCGTCGCCATCGCGGTCATCGCCGCGCACCTCGGGCGGTGGCGGCGGCGGCGGACCATGCAGCTGCGAATCCATGGCGGGTGGCGGGGGGCGCGGACGCGGCGCGGCCCTGGGCGGAGGCGGCGGGCGGCGTCCGTTGAAGCGTTGCAGCTTGGCTTCCGCGGGCAGGACCCGCGACCAGAGCCGCCACTGGTTCTGGGACGCCGTGCGCACGAAATCGGCGCGGTCCTCGGCCGGCACCTGGGATACGGCGGCGCGCAAGGTGCGGATGGTGGTGACGATGTAGCCGATGGCCACGTCTTCCATGAACTTGTGCCGGAAGTACGACACCGTCACCAGGGTGGCCGCCTGCGTCAGCAGGACCGAGCCCAGGATCAGCAGGATCAGTCGCGCCCGCAGGGACCGCGGCACCAGAAAGCCGGGAGAAAAACGCATCAGGGGGAAAACCGGTAGCCGATGCCCCAGACGGTCTGGATCCAGCGCGGCTGCTTGGGATCGTCTTCGATCACGCGGCGCAGGCGCAGGATTGCGATGTCGATGGCGCGGTCATTGCGCTCGCCGGCGTCGTCGTCGCGGGCCAGCGCCAGCAGGCGCTCGCGCGACAGCGGTTTGCCCGCGTTGCGCACCAGGGCTTCCAGCAGATTGATCTCGCCGCCGGTCAGCTTGACGACGGTGCCGTCGCGCGAGAGCTGGCGCGTGGACGGGTCGAACACGAAAGGCCCGAAGGACACGGGCGCGTCCTTGGTCAGCGCGGACGGGCCGCGCTTGCGGCGCAGCACGGCCTCGATGCGGGCCAGCAGTTCGCGCGGGTCGAAGGGCTTGCCGACGTAGTCGTCCGCGCCGGCCTCCAGGCCGATGATGCGGTCCACGGCTTCGTCGCGCGCGGTCAGCAGGATGACGGGAATATCCTCGCCCTGCTCTCGCAGGCGGCGGCAGGCATCGGCGCCGTCGCCCCCTGGCAGCATGCGGTCCAGCACGAGCAGATCGGGTGCATAGCGGGTAATGCGCGACGAGAGGTCGGTCGCGTCCGGCGCCAGCAAGGTGTCGTAGCCGTGCCGGTTAAGGTAGTCGGCCAGCAACTGGCGCAAGGCCGGGTCGTCGTCGACGACCAGCAGCTTGGTGTGGGAATTGTCCATGGCCATCATAGTGCGGCGCGCCGCCTCCGCCCGCAAGAGGCAAGAAATCATCTGAAATATACCCGTTGCGCGATGTTGGCCGCCTGTTCCCGCCTGTTTGCGGCCCGGACACCCGCCGGATTGGACTGGCCCTAAAATACCGGGTCGTCTGCTGCCACTCGTGCGCTTTACTAAAAAACGTTTACAGTTCCGGCCGCAGGCCCTCTCTACACTGTCCCTATGGTCGCCCCTGCAATCATCTGGCGCAGACGGCTGTTGCACGCGGCGCTGACGGCAGGCATGGTTTGCCCGCTGGCGCCGGCGTTTGGCGACGAGCCCGATGCGCTCCCCCATGCCTCCCCGCCGCCCCCGGCGGGCGCGGCCACGCGCGTGGCGCGCGGCATCGGCGTTCTGTCCCCGGTTCAACCCATCCCGGTGCGCCCCGCCCCGTCGCTGGACGCGCGCGCCGTGCCGCTGGACCCCGCGCCTTGCGACCTGCAAGCCGCGGAACCCGCGATGGACACCAGCGTGCAAGGCACGGAAGACAGCCCCCAAGAGGATTTCATCCCGGGCACCGGACCCGCGCTTTCCGGCGATGCGCGGCCCGCCCCGCTGGCCTGCGATCCGATCGCGCAGACCCCGCCCCCCGAAGACAGCGCGCCCGACTACTCTTTCGCCCTGGAAGACGGCGATATGCCCCGCATTCCCGTGGTGGTGATTTCCGGCGTATCCCGGCCCAGCCGCCCCTGGTTCGCATCCGTCAGCGGTCAGGACGGTTTGCGCTACGGAGGCAACCGCAACTGGGTCTACCGCAACACCTCGGGCCCTTCGGTGACGGTCGGCAATGTCAGCGCCAACGCACCCACCTGGGGCAGCGGCGCACCCGTGGGCGGATTGCAGATCTCCAACTGGGCCGGCACTGGCGCCACCCTGCCCGAAGGCAGCTTTGGGTATTCCTCGTCGCTGGGCAAGCTCAATCTCATGGATCCCGCCGCCAGCTCGGGCGCGGTGGATTACGGGGCCTCCGTCGGCAGCGGCAGCGTGCGCTACGGGCTCACGCCCGTCCTGACCCTGGAGGGCCAGGTGCAGAGCGCGCCCTCGCTCACCACGCGCGGCATGGGCACCACCTACACCGCCGGCGAGTACGGCACGTTCCAGGCCGGCGCCACGCAAAGCACGTTCGACGCGGCCAGCGGCTACCGCTACCGCTTCGGCTACACCGTGGATCTGGCCGACATGGTGAACCTGGGCTATACCAACGAACAGATCGGGGCCGGCTATGGCGACCTGTCGACCTACTCCGGCGGAGTGGCCTCGGCCGCGCAGACCCGCAACACCCTGTCGGCGGGCGTGCCGCTGGCGGGCTGGGGCACGCTGAGCGGCACGTATTCCGGCCTGCGCGAAGGCTCGGTCCTGGCCGAGCAGCGCGTGGGCCTGTCGCACAGCATGTTCGTCGCCCCCAAGGTCAAGCTCGCCGTGGGCGCCGACCGCGACATCGTGTCGGGCAACTACGAATGGCGCGCCAACCTGAGCATGCCGGTCGATACCTTCATGCGCGGCACCTGGCTGAGCTGGTAGGCGGACCGCGACGCGGACGGAAATATCTCTCCGGAAGAGGCCCGCCGGAATTGGGGCTTAAAATCCCTGCCATGATGCTTCCGGCCTACCCCCATGTCTGACGCGCGCGCCCTCGGCGTGTTGCAGCGCGTTTTCGGTTACGAATCCTTCCGCGGCGACCAGCAAGCCATTGTCGAACAAGTGATCGACGGCGGCGACGCGCTGGTCCTCATGCCCACCGGCGGCGGCAAGTCGCTCTGTTACCAGATCCCCTCGCTGGTCCGTGAAGGCACCGGCATCGTCGTGTCGCCGTTGATCGCGCTGATGCAGGATCAGGTGGACGCCCTGACCGAACTTGGCGTGCGCGCGGCCTTCCTGAACTCCACGCAGGATTGGCGGGTGGCCCGCGACGTCGAGCAGGCCTTTCTTGCCGGCGAGCTGGACCTGCTTTACGTAGCCCCCGAACGCCTGCTGACCGACCGCTGCCTGCAATTGCTGGAGCGCGGCCGCATCGCGCTGTTCGCGATCGACGAAGCCCACTGCGTGTCCCAGTGGGGACATGACTTCCGGCCTGAATACCTGGGCCTGTCCATGCTGCACGAGCGCTGGCCCGACGTGCCGCGCATCGCGCTCACGGCCACGGCCACCGCCGACACCCGTACCGAAATCGCCCAGCGCCTGTCGCTGGACGAGGCGCGCCATTTCGTCTCAAGCTTCGACCGCCCCAACATCCGCTACCGCATCATCGAAAAGAACGAGGTGCGCAAGCAGTTGCTGGACATGATCCGCACCGAACACGAAGGCGAATCCGGCGTGGTCTACGGCCTGTCGCGCGCCCGCGTGGAGGAAACCGCCGAATTCCTGTGCAACCAGGGCATCGACGCCATGCCCTATCACGCCGGACTCAGTCCGCAGGTGCGCGCGGCCAACCAGTCCCGCTTCCTGCGCGAAGACGGCGTGGTCATGGTGGCCACCATCGCATTCGGCATGGGCATCGACAAGCCCGACGTGCGCTTCGTGGCGCACATCGACCTGCCCAAGTCCGTGGAAGGCTACTACCAGGAAACCGGGCGCGCCGGCCGCGACGGCCTGCCCGCCACCGCCTGGCTGGCCTATGGCCTGCAGGACGTGGTGCAGCAGCGCCGCATGATCGACGAATCGCCCGGCGACGAATCCTACCGCCGGCGCCTGGGCCAGCAGCTGGACGCCATGCTGGGACTGTGCGAGACCGTGGAATGCCGGCGCGTGCGCCTGCTGGCCTACTTCGGCCAGCAGATCACCGCCTGCGGCAACTGCGACGTCTGCCTGGAACCGCCGCAGGCCTGGGACGGCACCGTCGCCGCGCAGAAGGTGCTGTCGGCCGTCTACCGCCTCTGGAAGGAACGCGGCCAGCGCTACGGCGCGGGCCATATCATCGACATCCTGCGCGGCAAGGTCACCGACCGCACCAGGCAGCACGGCCATGAAACGCTGAGCGTGTTCGGGGTGGGCGAAGACCTGAGCGACACCGCCTGGCGCGGGGTGCTGCGCCAGCTGTTGGCGCAAGGTCTGCTGACGGTGGACAACGAAGGCTTCGGCACGCTGGCCCTGACCGAGGGCAGCCGCGCCGTGCTCAAGGGCGAGCGGCAGCTCATGCTGCGGCGGGAATCGGAAAAGAAAACGCGGTCCGGCAAGACCAGTAGCGGCCGCCCCAAGGCCGCCGCCATCGACCTGCCGCCCGAACTGCAGCCGGTCTTCGAGGCGCTGCGCGCCTGGCGCGGCGAAGTCGCGAAAAGCCACGGCGTGCCGGCTTACGTCATCTTCCACGACGCCACGCTGCGCGAGATCGCCCTGGCCCAGCCCGACTCCATGGATGCCCTGAGCCACATCAGCGGCGTAGGCGCCCGCAAGCTGGAAGCCTACGGCGAAGAAATCCTGCAACGGGTGTCCAAGCCGGTCCTGTAGCAAGGCCCGGGCGCCGGGCAGACTTGCCGATGGCCGCAAGCCATCGGCAGCCGGCGCATCAATATGAGGGCGGCGGCAACAGCGGCACCGGCGGGCGCTCCTTGCCGAACACCGACCGGTAGGCCAGGATGTTGAACACCAGCACCACCGGAATCCCCACGACCGCACCCGCCATGACCAGGCGCATCGAACCCAGCGCGCCCGCGCCGTCCCACAAGGTCATGTCGTCCAGGATCAGGTAGGGGAACAGGCTGTAGGCCAGCCCGCTCAGCATCAGCAGGAACAGGGCCACGGTCAGTACGAAGGGCAGCCAGCTGAAGCGGTCGGCCTTTCCGGGCAGCCGCGCCAGCAGCATCTCGGCCGCGACGAAACCCGCCAGCATCAGCACCCAGACCGAGGCGGCCAGGCTCAGGTGAGCGATGTTGCTCCATTTGTAGAAAATGCCCGCATTGGCCAGGCCCAGCGTGACCGCGATCGCCACCATGCCCACCGCCGTCCAGCGGATGGCGTGGCGGGCCCAGTTGGCGGCCCGGCGCTGGAGATCGCCGTCCACGCGCATGACCAGCCACGACGCGCCCAGCAGCACATAGGCGGCCACCGCGCACAAGCCCACGAACATGGCGAACCAGCCATAGCCGGCATCGGATTGATAGCCCGTCGCGATCCGGCCCAGCAGCATGCCCTGGCCGAACGCCGTGATGATAGACCCCGCCCAGAACGCGAAGATCCAGCGCGGCTTCATTTCGTTGCGCGCGCGGATGCGGAATTCGAACGAGACGCTGCGCAGCACCACGCCCAGCACCATGAACGTCAGGGGCCCGTAGAGTTTGCCCAGCACCGCGCCCCAAGCGAACGGAAAGGCCGACGCGAACAGGCCCATGCCCAGCAGCAGCCAGAACTCGTTGGCGTCCCGCCACGGGCTCAGCAGGCTCATCATGCGCCCGCGCTCATGTTCAGGGGCCAACTGCAGCAGGATGCCCACGCCCAGGTCGAAGCCGTCCAGGACCATGCCCGCGGCGATCACCACGAACAGCAGCCCCATGAAGGCCAGCGGCATCCAGAATGAAGGATCGTCGGGGCTCAGGCCCTGCGATGCGGCCAGCATGGCGATCATGGCGTACCCCCGCCCAGTTTGCGCACAGGCACGACGCCATAGCGCGCCGCGTGGAACAGCATGCCGGCGAACGCGGCCAGCAGCAGCGCGTACAGCAGGCCGTAGCCGACCAGGCCGTAGAGCACGGTGCTGGATGCGACGGTGCCCAGGACCTCGGACTGCGTGATGGTGCCGTTCACGACGAAGGGCTGCAGGCCGATGACGGACACCCACCAGCCGGCCACGACGGCGATGCCGCCGGAGAACATCATGCCGCACAGCACCCGCTGCCACCAATGCGGCAAGGTGGATGGGTCCAGGCCGCGCCGGAACGTCCACAGGAAGGTCACGCACGCCACCGCCAGCATCAGCAGGCCCAGCCCCGCCGCCACGCGCAGCGACCAGAAGGTCAGCGCCACGGGCGGGAGCATGCCCGAATACTTGTCCAGCCCCTGGTAGGTGCCGTCGGGATTGCGATGCAGCCACATGCCGCCCGCATTGTTCAGGGTGAGGTCGGCCACGTTCGTGTGGGCGCGCGCATCCGGCCAGCCGAACAGCACCAGTTGCGGCACCGCCCCGCTCTCCCAGAAGCCGGCGGCCGCGGCGGCCTTGGCGGGCTGCAGCTTGGCCACCATCTGCCCGGCGCCGGTCGCGACCGGCACTTGCAGGAAGGCCGCCACCACGGCGACGACCAGCGCGGTCTTGAACGCGCTGCGCTCGCCATCGCCCAGCGGGCGCCGCAGCGCCTGCAGCGCGGTCACGCCCATCATCAGGAACGAAGCGGCCAGTGCGGACCCCACGATCACCACGGCCATGCGCCAGCCCACCGACGGATTCAGCACGACCGCCACCCAGTCATAGACCTGGTAGCGGCCATCGACCAGCACCGCGCCGTCCGGCGTCTGCATCCAGGATTGCAGCGCCAGGACCCAGAACACCGCCACCAGCTGCCCCAGCGCCACCATCAGCACCGCCAGCGTATGCGCGCCGTCGGACACGCGGCGCTGGCCGAACAGCATGACGCCCAGAAAGCAGGATTTCAGGATGAAGAC contains the following coding sequences:
- a CDS encoding cytochrome d ubiquinol oxidase subunit II, coding for MIAMLAASQGLSPDDPSFWMPLAFMGLLFVVIAAGMVLDGFDLGVGILLQLAPEHERGRMMSLLSPWRDANEFWLLLGMGLFASAFPFAWGAVLGKLYGPLTFMVLGVVLRSVSFEFRIRARNEMKPRWIFAFWAGSIITAFGQGMLLGRIATGYQSDAGYGWFAMFVGLCAVAAYVLLGASWLVMRVDGDLQRRAANWARHAIRWTAVGMVAIAVTLGLANAGIFYKWSNIAHLSLAASVWVLMLAGFVAAEMLLARLPGKADRFSWLPFVLTVALFLLMLSGLAYSLFPYLILDDMTLWDGAGALGSMRLVMAGAVVGIPVVLVFNILAYRSVFGKERPPVPLLPPPSY
- a CDS encoding sensor histidine kinase, giving the protein MRFSPGFLVPRSLRARLILLILGSVLLTQAATLVTVSYFRHKFMEDVAIGYIVTTIRTLRAAVSQVPAEDRADFVRTASQNQWRLWSRVLPAEAKLQRFNGRRPPPPPRAAPRPRPPPPAMDSQLHGPPPPPPPEVRGDDRDGDGAHGDRSEEQRDGDRERAEHERRYKPEPDDIRRDLRVLVQQLNERLNDGTRVALSRGPTPEIFISLAPNSASEDAPRLREWLVIPLDRLDPPVATPFIAAWLGGLGLLLLLAVGFSWHITRPITRLADAADQLAAGQPQRVEPSGPHETRVLGERFNAMLDALAESDSVRRTLLSGLPHDLKGPLSRMWLRIEMADDSKLKEGLRADLQDMQHMVDQFIGFVRGTDPAAYRYAPIVLSDWLTERVGAWQGAGTEIGLNADADVSALVVQADAVALGRLLDNLIGNALNHGAPPVDVALRQEDGHAVLDVADHGPGIVPERRQEALRPFSRLDDARTRTGSVGLGLALAEAIARAHGGSLELRQAESGGLCVRVRLPLSETA
- the recQ gene encoding DNA helicase RecQ; its protein translation is MSDARALGVLQRVFGYESFRGDQQAIVEQVIDGGDALVLMPTGGGKSLCYQIPSLVREGTGIVVSPLIALMQDQVDALTELGVRAAFLNSTQDWRVARDVEQAFLAGELDLLYVAPERLLTDRCLQLLERGRIALFAIDEAHCVSQWGHDFRPEYLGLSMLHERWPDVPRIALTATATADTRTEIAQRLSLDEARHFVSSFDRPNIRYRIIEKNEVRKQLLDMIRTEHEGESGVVYGLSRARVEETAEFLCNQGIDAMPYHAGLSPQVRAANQSRFLREDGVVMVATIAFGMGIDKPDVRFVAHIDLPKSVEGYYQETGRAGRDGLPATAWLAYGLQDVVQQRRMIDESPGDESYRRRLGQQLDAMLGLCETVECRRVRLLAYFGQQITACGNCDVCLEPPQAWDGTVAAQKVLSAVYRLWKERGQRYGAGHIIDILRGKVTDRTRQHGHETLSVFGVGEDLSDTAWRGVLRQLLAQGLLTVDNEGFGTLALTEGSRAVLKGERQLMLRRESEKKTRSGKTSSGRPKAAAIDLPPELQPVFEALRAWRGEVAKSHGVPAYVIFHDATLREIALAQPDSMDALSHISGVGARKLEAYGEEILQRVSKPVL
- a CDS encoding response regulator; this encodes MDNSHTKLLVVDDDPALRQLLADYLNRHGYDTLLAPDATDLSSRITRYAPDLLVLDRMLPGGDGADACRRLREQGEDIPVILLTARDEAVDRIIGLEAGADDYVGKPFDPRELLARIEAVLRRKRGPSALTKDAPVSFGPFVFDPSTRQLSRDGTVVKLTGGEINLLEALVRNAGKPLSRERLLALARDDDAGERNDRAIDIAILRLRRVIEDDPKQPRWIQTVWGIGYRFSP
- a CDS encoding fimbrial protein; the encoded protein is MVAPAIIWRRRLLHAALTAGMVCPLAPAFGDEPDALPHASPPPPAGAATRVARGIGVLSPVQPIPVRPAPSLDARAVPLDPAPCDLQAAEPAMDTSVQGTEDSPQEDFIPGTGPALSGDARPAPLACDPIAQTPPPEDSAPDYSFALEDGDMPRIPVVVISGVSRPSRPWFASVSGQDGLRYGGNRNWVYRNTSGPSVTVGNVSANAPTWGSGAPVGGLQISNWAGTGATLPEGSFGYSSSLGKLNLMDPAASSGAVDYGASVGSGSVRYGLTPVLTLEGQVQSAPSLTTRGMGTTYTAGEYGTFQAGATQSTFDAASGYRYRFGYTVDLADMVNLGYTNEQIGAGYGDLSTYSGGVASAAQTRNTLSAGVPLAGWGTLSGTYSGLREGSVLAEQRVGLSHSMFVAPKVKLAVGADRDIVSGNYEWRANLSMPVDTFMRGTWLSW